In the Geobacter sp. FeAm09 genome, one interval contains:
- the pstS gene encoding phosphate ABC transporter substrate-binding protein PstS, giving the protein MFATVRKSVLTLALLAVVCTAGQAAAETLINGAGATFPYPLYSKWFSEYAKIDTSVKFNYQSIGSGGGIKQITAGTVDFGASDKFLSDAELKAAPGKLLHIPTVMGAVVVTYNIPGVHKGLKLRSSDVADIFLGKITKWNDKRIADDNPGVKLPNESIIVVHRSDGSGTTSIFTDYLSSVNQEWNGKVGKGASVNWPIGLGGKGNEGVAGQIKNTRNSIGYVELAYAFENKLPYATLMNKSGKFVEPSIKTTSAAAAGAVKHMPADYRVSLVNQPGDDAYPIVGFTWLLVYEHQKDAVKGKKLVEFLNWELHKGQKMAPEMLYAPLPPAVVKMVEKTIKTIKH; this is encoded by the coding sequence ATGTTTGCAACCGTTCGTAAATCTGTTCTGACCCTCGCCCTGCTGGCGGTGGTCTGCACCGCGGGCCAGGCCGCCGCGGAGACGCTGATCAACGGGGCCGGGGCCACCTTCCCCTATCCGCTCTACTCCAAGTGGTTCAGCGAGTACGCCAAGATCGACACCTCGGTGAAATTCAACTACCAGTCCATCGGCAGCGGCGGCGGCATCAAGCAGATCACCGCCGGCACCGTGGACTTCGGCGCCAGCGACAAGTTCCTCTCCGACGCCGAACTCAAGGCCGCCCCGGGCAAACTCCTGCACATCCCGACCGTCATGGGCGCCGTGGTCGTCACCTACAACATCCCCGGCGTGCACAAGGGGCTCAAGCTCCGCTCCAGCGACGTGGCCGACATCTTCCTCGGCAAGATCACCAAATGGAACGACAAGCGCATCGCCGACGACAACCCGGGCGTGAAACTCCCCAACGAGTCGATCATCGTGGTGCACCGTTCCGACGGCAGCGGCACCACCAGCATCTTCACCGACTACCTCTCCAGCGTTAACCAGGAATGGAATGGGAAAGTCGGCAAGGGCGCTTCCGTGAACTGGCCCATCGGCCTGGGCGGCAAGGGCAATGAAGGCGTCGCCGGCCAGATCAAGAACACCAGGAACTCCATCGGTTACGTCGAGTTGGCCTACGCCTTCGAGAACAAGCTCCCCTATGCCACGCTGATGAACAAGAGCGGCAAGTTCGTGGAGCCTTCCATCAAGACCACCAGCGCCGCCGCAGCCGGCGCGGTCAAGCACATGCCGGCCGACTACCGCGTGTCCCTGGTCAATCAGCCGGGCGACGACGCCTACCCCATCGTCGGCTTCACCTGGCTCCTGGTGTACGAACACCAGAAGGATGCGGTCAAAGGGAAGAAGCTGGTGGAGTTTCTGAACTGGGAACTGCACAAGGGGCAGAAGATGGCCCCCGAGATGCTCTATGCGCCGCTTCCCCCGGCGGTCGTGAAGATGGTTGAGAAAACCATCAAAACCATCAAGCACTGA
- the pstC gene encoding phosphate ABC transporter permease subunit PstC codes for MQNSAHGIKGDAIFRGFTLLLACSIIVILLLMTAEMVKESLPAIKRFGWGFIGGSTWDAVQEEFASLPYLYGSVVSSILAILLATPLSIGTALFITELAPRKIGAATAALVELLAAIPSVIYGLWGILVMTPWLQSTIQPFLVDHFGFLPFFQGAPYGVSMLAAVFILMIMIVPIITSITKEVLMAVPASQKEAAVALGATRWEMIRMSVLPYGRSGILGAVILGLGRAIGETMAVTMVIGNTPKISLSLLSPAYTMPSVIANEFAETTTKMHASALMEIGLILLFVTLVINFLARMLLWSVTRKWKGGVA; via the coding sequence ATGCAGAACAGCGCACACGGCATCAAGGGGGACGCCATCTTCCGGGGCTTCACCCTGCTCCTCGCCTGCAGCATCATCGTCATCCTGCTGCTCATGACCGCCGAGATGGTGAAGGAGAGCCTGCCGGCCATCAAACGTTTCGGCTGGGGCTTCATCGGCGGCAGCACCTGGGACGCCGTCCAGGAGGAGTTCGCCTCGCTCCCCTACCTTTACGGCTCCGTGGTCTCCTCCATCCTGGCGATCCTCCTGGCCACCCCGCTGAGCATCGGCACCGCCCTGTTCATCACCGAACTGGCGCCCCGCAAGATCGGCGCCGCCACCGCCGCCCTGGTGGAACTCCTGGCCGCCATCCCCAGCGTCATCTACGGCCTGTGGGGCATCCTGGTCATGACCCCCTGGCTCCAGAGCACGATCCAGCCGTTTCTCGTCGATCACTTCGGCTTTCTCCCCTTTTTCCAGGGGGCACCCTACGGGGTCAGCATGCTGGCCGCCGTCTTCATCCTGATGATCATGATCGTGCCGATCATCACCTCCATCACCAAGGAGGTCCTGATGGCGGTGCCGGCGAGCCAGAAGGAGGCGGCCGTCGCCCTGGGGGCGACCCGCTGGGAGATGATCCGCATGTCCGTGCTCCCCTACGGCCGCTCCGGCATCCTGGGAGCGGTGATCCTCGGCCTCGGCCGGGCCATCGGCGAGACCATGGCGGTCACCATGGTGATCGGCAACACCCCCAAGATCTCCCTGTCGCTTTTGTCGCCGGCCTACACCATGCCCAGCGTCATTGCCAACGAATTCGCCGAAACCACCACCAAGATGCATGCTTCGGCGTTGATGGAAATCGGCCTGATCCTCCTGTTCGTGACCCTGGTGATCAACTTCCTGGCACGCATGCTGCTCTGGAGCGTCACCCGCAAGTGGAAAGGAGGCGTGGCATGA
- the pstA gene encoding phosphate ABC transporter permease PstA has translation MILRSIALRRTANLTATLLMGAATLLVLLPLIIIFYHIVKMGISSISLDFFTQIPKPTGEAGGGMANGIAGSAIMIGMASLVGLPIGIFGAVYLTEYGTGKLSTAIRFCADVLSGIPSIITGMVAYSMLVVPLKGFSALAGSFALSLIMIPIVLRTTEEQLKMVPATLREASLALGVPLWRTSIKVTLRSALTGVITGILLAIARVAGETAPLLFTALGNQFWSKKLTEPMAALPLQIFNFAISPYEDWHRLAWAGALVLVVLMFGLSLAARWLGRSKHS, from the coding sequence ATGATCCTGCGTTCCATTGCCCTGCGCCGCACGGCCAACCTGACCGCCACTCTGCTGATGGGAGCGGCCACGCTCCTGGTGCTCTTGCCGCTCATCATCATCTTCTACCATATCGTCAAGATGGGCATCAGTTCCATCTCCCTGGACTTCTTTACCCAGATCCCCAAGCCGACCGGCGAAGCGGGGGGCGGCATGGCCAACGGTATCGCCGGCTCGGCCATCATGATCGGCATGGCGTCGCTGGTGGGGCTCCCCATCGGCATCTTCGGCGCGGTCTACCTGACGGAATACGGCACCGGCAAGCTCTCCACCGCGATCCGCTTCTGCGCCGACGTCCTGTCCGGCATCCCCTCCATCATCACCGGCATGGTGGCCTACAGCATGCTGGTGGTGCCGCTCAAGGGCTTTTCCGCCCTGGCCGGTTCCTTCGCCCTGTCGCTCATCATGATCCCCATCGTGCTGCGCACCACCGAGGAACAGCTCAAGATGGTGCCGGCCACCCTGCGTGAGGCGTCCCTGGCCCTGGGCGTGCCCCTGTGGCGCACCAGCATCAAGGTCACCCTGAGGAGCGCCCTGACCGGCGTCATCACCGGCATCCTCCTGGCCATCGCCCGGGTGGCCGGGGAAACGGCGCCTCTGCTCTTTACGGCCCTGGGCAACCAGTTCTGGAGCAAAAAACTCACCGAACCCATGGCTGCGCTGCCGCTGCAGATCTTCAACTTCGCCATCTCGCCGTACGAGGATTGGCACCGCCTGGCCTGGGCCGGCGCCCTGGTGCTGGTGGTGCTGATGTTCGGCCTGAGCCTGGCCGCCCGCTGGCTCGGCAGAAGCAAACATTCCTGA
- the pstB gene encoding phosphate ABC transporter ATP-binding protein PstB, which yields MNRKLAIQDLNIHFGENHAVKSVAMEVAENSVTAIIGPSGCGKSTVLRSINRMHDLTPSARVTGTIMLDDTDIYGRGVDPVTIRRRVGMVFQKPNPFPAMSIYDNVIAGYKLNGVLKKGDADEIVESSLKRVALWDEVKDRLRTGAVELSGGQQQRLCIARTIAVKPEVILMDEPASALDPISTLKIEELIEELKSKYTIVIVTHNMQQAARVSDVTAFFYLGELVEIGETRKVFTNPEKKQTEDYITGRFG from the coding sequence ATGAACCGCAAACTAGCCATACAAGATCTCAACATCCATTTCGGTGAAAACCATGCCGTCAAAAGTGTCGCCATGGAGGTCGCCGAGAACAGCGTGACCGCCATCATCGGCCCGTCCGGCTGCGGCAAATCCACGGTGTTGCGCAGCATCAACCGGATGCACGACCTGACCCCCTCCGCCCGGGTGACCGGCACCATCATGCTGGACGACACCGACATCTACGGCCGCGGCGTGGACCCGGTCACGATCCGCCGCCGGGTCGGCATGGTCTTTCAGAAGCCCAACCCCTTTCCGGCCATGTCCATCTACGACAACGTGATCGCCGGCTACAAGCTGAACGGCGTGCTGAAGAAGGGGGATGCGGACGAGATCGTGGAGTCGAGCCTGAAGCGTGTGGCCCTGTGGGACGAGGTGAAGGACCGTCTGCGCACCGGGGCCGTGGAGTTGTCCGGCGGGCAGCAGCAGCGCCTCTGCATCGCCCGGACCATCGCCGTCAAGCCGGAGGTGATCCTCATGGACGAACCGGCCTCGGCCCTGGACCCGATCTCGACCCTCAAGATCGAGGAGTTGATCGAGGAGCTGAAATCCAAGTACACCATCGTCATCGTCACCCACAACATGCAGCAGGCGGCGCGGGTGTCGGACGTGACGGCTTTCTTCTACCTGGGCGAACTGGTGGAGATCGGCGAGACCCGCAAGGTCTTCACCAACCCCGAGAAGAAGCAGACCGAGGACTATATCACGGGGAGATTCGGCTAA
- the phoU gene encoding phosphate signaling complex protein PhoU produces the protein MEREHFSATFDAELDELRTMLLAMGGKVEMMISGSVKALVERDTPLADRIIAMDHEVNHLEVMIDERCLELLALRQPAARDLRFITLALKIVTDLERIGDQCTNIAKRVKELNEEPPLKPYIDIPRMAHWTEVMIKESLDAFVRGDDELAIKVCNDDNFVDDINEQIQRELLTFMIGDPNAISRSIKLNYVAKSLERIADHATNIAEMVIFMVKGKDIRHTIA, from the coding sequence ATGGAACGTGAACACTTCAGTGCAACATTCGACGCAGAGTTGGACGAACTGCGCACCATGCTGCTTGCCATGGGGGGCAAGGTGGAGATGATGATCTCCGGCTCCGTCAAGGCGCTCGTGGAGCGGGATACCCCCCTGGCCGACCGGATCATCGCCATGGACCACGAGGTGAACCACCTGGAGGTCATGATAGACGAGCGCTGTCTGGAACTCCTGGCGCTGCGCCAGCCTGCGGCCCGCGACCTGCGTTTCATCACCCTTGCCCTCAAGATCGTCACCGACCTGGAACGGATCGGCGACCAGTGCACCAACATCGCCAAGCGGGTCAAGGAGCTGAACGAGGAGCCGCCGCTCAAGCCGTACATCGACATCCCCCGCATGGCCCACTGGACCGAGGTGATGATCAAGGAGTCCCTGGACGCCTTTGTGCGCGGCGACGACGAGTTGGCCATCAAGGTCTGCAACGACGACAATTTCGTGGACGACATCAACGAACAGATCCAGCGGGAGTTGTTGACCTTCATGATCGGCGATCCCAACGCCATCTCACGGTCCATCAAGCTCAACTACGTGGCCAAGTCCCTGGAGCGCATCGCCGACCACGCCACCAACATCGCCGAGATGGTGATCTTCATGGTCAAGGGGAAGGATATTCGGCATACTATTGCCTGA
- a CDS encoding HigA family addiction module antitoxin, with translation MATKNGLPAIHPGEYLKEILEELGLSQNAFANSIGVSAMRISHVIHGKRPVTAELAVLFGKAFGQTPQYWMNLQTSYDLKITEKIMAHRVRQIRPIALAA, from the coding sequence ATGGCAACAAAGAACGGGCTTCCGGCCATCCACCCCGGAGAATATTTGAAAGAAATCCTTGAAGAGCTTGGGCTATCGCAAAATGCCTTTGCCAACTCCATCGGCGTCTCCGCCATGAGGATTTCCCATGTCATTCATGGCAAGCGCCCGGTGACTGCCGAACTGGCCGTGTTGTTCGGCAAAGCGTTCGGCCAGACGCCGCAGTACTGGATGAACCTCCAGACGAGCTACGATCTGAAAATCACGGAGAAGATCATGGCGCACCGGGTCAGGCAGATACGCCCGATTGCGCTGGCCGCGTGA
- a CDS encoding type II toxin-antitoxin system RelE/ParE family toxin: MIKTFADKATERFFESGKSKRLPPGIVTRAAMRLNQLDNATVVEDLRMPPSNHLETLSGDRKGQWSVKINDQWRVCFTFAEGHAYDVEITDYH; this comes from the coding sequence ATGATTAAGACCTTTGCCGACAAAGCAACCGAACGGTTCTTTGAATCCGGGAAGTCGAAAAGGCTACCGCCAGGCATTGTCACCCGTGCGGCCATGCGGTTGAACCAGCTCGACAATGCCACGGTGGTCGAGGACTTACGGATGCCGCCGTCAAACCACCTTGAAACGCTTTCGGGAGACAGAAAAGGTCAGTGGAGCGTCAAGATAAACGACCAATGGCGGGTATGTTTCACCTTCGCCGAGGGTCATGCGTATGACGTAGAGATCACCGATTATCACTAG
- a CDS encoding radical SAM protein: MLYADEKGTIYDHPELCMAGMNGTVPVLPEDVELIPLPEDSRLFTMPAMPPIAWDEREKGFVTLDSVREGKRQRRIQAVSAFMAPGYVRTLLPACDYSRKTVQLPLWSYTAVGWDEERDCFVVAASKVDGNSNWNPVNYDDRTLDPLVRQRLAEMPGNRLLEQLSRCAVDYHCFAAKNLFYRRWEAPLPTSPVCNSACLGCISLQPSECCPANHERIGFVPTPEEICQIALPHLEQAEQAIVSYGQGCEGDPILQADTIAEATKRMKKATSRGTVNFNSNGSIPERVELLCDAGMDSFRFSMNSVREELYNRYYRPKGYTFADVLRSVAIAKQAGRFTMINYLVSPGVSDAPEEVEALLRFVGDTGIDMIQMRNLSIDPDFYNQEMGVEGKGIGMYRLLERLKQEFPKLQFGYYNRTRENFFPEGYEQGWPIKG; this comes from the coding sequence ATGCTCTACGCCGATGAAAAAGGCACCATCTACGACCATCCCGAACTGTGCATGGCCGGGATGAACGGCACCGTGCCGGTGCTGCCCGAGGATGTGGAGTTGATCCCGCTGCCCGAGGACAGCCGGCTCTTTACCATGCCCGCCATGCCGCCCATCGCCTGGGACGAGCGGGAAAAGGGCTTCGTCACCCTGGACAGCGTCCGGGAGGGGAAACGGCAGCGACGCATCCAGGCGGTGTCGGCCTTCATGGCGCCCGGCTACGTGCGCACCCTGCTGCCCGCCTGCGACTACTCGCGCAAGACGGTCCAACTGCCACTCTGGTCCTACACCGCCGTGGGGTGGGACGAGGAGCGGGACTGTTTCGTGGTGGCCGCGTCCAAGGTGGACGGCAACAGCAACTGGAACCCGGTCAACTACGACGACCGCACCCTGGACCCGCTGGTGCGCCAACGGCTGGCGGAGATGCCGGGCAACCGCCTGCTGGAGCAATTGTCCCGCTGCGCCGTGGACTATCACTGCTTTGCCGCGAAAAACCTTTTCTACCGCCGCTGGGAGGCGCCGCTGCCCACCTCGCCAGTGTGCAACTCGGCCTGCCTGGGGTGCATCAGCCTGCAGCCGTCCGAATGCTGCCCGGCCAACCACGAGCGCATCGGCTTTGTGCCGACCCCGGAGGAGATCTGTCAGATCGCCCTCCCCCATCTGGAACAGGCCGAACAGGCCATCGTCTCCTACGGCCAGGGGTGCGAGGGAGACCCGATCCTCCAGGCCGACACCATCGCCGAGGCGACAAAGCGCATGAAGAAGGCCACCAGCCGCGGCACGGTCAACTTCAACTCCAACGGCTCCATCCCGGAGCGGGTGGAGCTTCTGTGCGACGCGGGCATGGACTCCTTCCGCTTCTCCATGAACTCGGTGCGGGAAGAGTTGTACAACCGCTACTACCGTCCCAAAGGGTATACCTTCGCCGACGTGCTCCGCTCCGTGGCCATCGCCAAGCAGGCGGGCCGTTTCACCATGATCAACTACCTGGTCTCCCCCGGCGTCAGCGACGCCCCGGAGGAGGTGGAGGCGCTGCTGCGCTTCGTGGGCGACACCGGCATCGACATGATCCAGATGCGCAACCTGTCCATCGACCCGGATTTTTACAACCAGGAGATGGGGGTAGAGGGCAAGGGGATCGGCATGTACCGGCTCTTGGAGCGGTTGAAACAGGAGTTTCCCAAATTGCAGTTCGGCTATTACAACAGGACCAGGGAGAATTTCTTTCCCGAGGGGTATGAGCAGGGGTGGCCGATCAAGGGATAG
- a CDS encoding Na+/H+ antiporter NhaA, which yields MKRRINLLLEFSVPMLTGVAVALAWANLDPAGYHTFLKQPLVGGLSFHFITNELFMVLFFGIAAVEITQSCLPGGALNPPSRAVNPLLGTLGGVLGPVAVYLGLNALAGGPELRNGWGIPTATDIALAWLVARAAFGAAHPAVSYLLLLAVADDAVGLAIIAIFYPDPSHPVAPLWLLLTALGMLVAYALRRLRVASYWPAVICGGALSWSGLHHAHLHPALALVFIVPFLPHRRRETKLLFEEDPGDRSPLSRFEHEWKAVVDVGMFLFGLANAGVGFSSLGTATWLVLAALVCGKTLGIFGFGWLAARFGFGLPRGMYRSDLLVAGIIAGTGFTVALFVAGEAFADPALQGAAKMGAMLSITAAGIAMVAARLLGVRRHK from the coding sequence ATGAAACGACGCATCAACCTGCTGCTCGAATTTTCCGTGCCCATGCTCACCGGCGTGGCGGTAGCCCTTGCCTGGGCCAACCTCGACCCGGCCGGGTATCACACCTTCCTGAAACAACCGCTGGTGGGGGGGCTCTCCTTCCACTTCATCACCAACGAACTGTTCATGGTGTTGTTCTTCGGCATCGCCGCGGTGGAGATCACCCAGAGCTGCCTGCCGGGGGGCGCCCTCAATCCCCCCTCCCGGGCCGTCAACCCGCTTCTGGGCACCCTGGGGGGCGTGCTGGGACCGGTGGCGGTCTACCTGGGGCTGAACGCCCTGGCGGGCGGCCCGGAACTGCGCAACGGCTGGGGCATTCCCACCGCCACGGACATCGCCCTGGCCTGGCTGGTCGCCCGCGCCGCCTTCGGCGCAGCACATCCGGCGGTTTCCTATCTGCTCCTTTTGGCTGTGGCCGACGACGCGGTGGGGCTGGCCATCATCGCTATCTTCTACCCCGATCCCAGCCACCCGGTGGCGCCGCTCTGGCTGCTGCTCACCGCCCTGGGGATGCTGGTGGCCTACGCCCTGCGCCGCCTCAGGGTCGCAAGCTACTGGCCCGCCGTGATCTGCGGCGGCGCCCTGAGCTGGAGCGGACTGCACCACGCCCATCTCCATCCGGCCCTGGCCCTGGTGTTCATCGTCCCCTTCCTCCCCCACCGCCGCCGCGAGACCAAGCTGCTCTTCGAGGAGGACCCGGGCGACCGCTCGCCCCTCTCCCGGTTCGAGCACGAATGGAAAGCGGTGGTGGACGTGGGGATGTTCCTGTTCGGGCTGGCCAATGCCGGGGTCGGGTTCTCCAGCCTGGGGACCGCCACCTGGCTGGTCCTGGCGGCCCTTGTCTGCGGCAAGACCCTGGGCATCTTCGGCTTTGGCTGGCTGGCGGCCCGGTTCGGCTTCGGCCTGCCCCGGGGGATGTACCGCAGCGACCTCCTGGTGGCCGGCATCATCGCCGGCACCGGTTTCACCGTGGCCCTGTTCGTGGCGGGAGAGGCCTTCGCCGATCCCGCACTCCAGGGGGCGGCCAAGATGGGGGCCATGTTGAGCATCACCGCGGCGGGGATCGCCATGGTGGCGGCGCGGCTGCTGGGGGTCAGGAGGCACAAATGA
- a CDS encoding polysaccharide deacetylase family protein: MVMSLFGKVRVVSLVVSLLLVWAVSVTATEPAPLLDTIKQEVSGRFSGRKPLQWGETVSGVRTRLDTRDKVVALTLDACGSGKGKGVDAKLMDFLAQERIPATLFINARWIDANPELFKRLAANPLFEIANHGMWHKPASVAGRSVYGIQGTKDAGELVEEIERNARKIEAITGKRPRLYRSGTAYYDEVAVEVAGALGHEVAGFSILGDAGATYSAPKVTAALVKAAPGDVIICHMNHPESGTGAGIMAAVPELLRRGFRFVRMSDYPLK, translated from the coding sequence ATGGTGATGTCGTTGTTCGGGAAGGTGAGGGTGGTTTCTCTGGTCGTGTCGCTGCTGCTGGTGTGGGCCGTGTCGGTAACGGCGACGGAGCCTGCGCCCCTCCTCGATACCATTAAACAGGAGGTGAGTGGCCGCTTCTCCGGTCGCAAACCGCTCCAGTGGGGCGAGACGGTCAGCGGCGTACGCACCCGGCTGGATACCCGGGACAAGGTGGTCGCCCTGACCCTGGACGCCTGCGGCAGCGGCAAAGGCAAAGGGGTGGATGCCAAACTGATGGATTTTTTGGCGCAGGAGCGGATACCTGCCACCCTTTTCATCAATGCCCGCTGGATCGACGCCAACCCGGAGCTGTTCAAACGCCTGGCCGCCAACCCCCTGTTCGAGATAGCAAACCACGGCATGTGGCACAAGCCGGCCTCGGTGGCCGGTCGCTCGGTGTACGGCATCCAGGGCACGAAGGATGCAGGGGAACTGGTGGAGGAGATCGAACGGAACGCCCGGAAGATCGAGGCGATCACCGGGAAACGGCCCCGGCTCTACCGCTCGGGTACGGCCTATTACGACGAGGTGGCGGTTGAGGTCGCAGGCGCCCTGGGGCATGAGGTGGCCGGTTTCAGCATCCTGGGGGATGCCGGGGCGACCTACAGCGCCCCCAAGGTGACGGCGGCGCTGGTGAAGGCCGCCCCCGGGGACGTCATCATCTGCCACATGAACCACCCGGAGAGCGGCACCGGAGCCGGGATCATGGCGGCGGTCCCGGAGTTGCTGCGCCGCGGTTTCCGTTTCGTCCGCATGTCCGACTATCCGCTGAAATGA
- a CDS encoding type 1 glutamine amidotransferase: protein MFHIIQNDPEVPPGNITEHLRSMGIAAGVCHAYRNEPLPAPEDTRGVIVLGGAMCANDDQRHPFLMQVKGFIREMVARRVPYLGICLGGQLLAAAVGGGVVSNRWEELGTLEVELTKEGREDRLFAGLAPRIGTFQWHHDSFDLPADGVLLAASPACPHQAFRVGSCAWGTQFHPEVTEEIIRAWCAWDPATRERADELVAAWRADTAYAATARRLLENFVGVARG from the coding sequence GTGTTCCACATCATCCAGAACGACCCGGAGGTCCCGCCGGGAAACATCACTGAACACCTCCGGTCTATGGGTATCGCGGCCGGGGTCTGCCACGCCTACCGCAACGAGCCGTTGCCCGCGCCGGAGGATACCCGGGGGGTCATCGTCCTGGGGGGCGCCATGTGCGCCAACGACGATCAGCGCCACCCCTTTCTCATGCAGGTCAAGGGATTCATCCGTGAGATGGTGGCCCGCCGCGTTCCCTACCTGGGAATCTGCCTGGGGGGGCAATTGCTGGCGGCGGCCGTGGGGGGTGGGGTAGTCTCCAACCGCTGGGAGGAGTTGGGAACCCTGGAGGTGGAGCTAACGAAGGAGGGGAGGGAGGACCGGCTCTTTGCGGGGCTCGCCCCCCGGATCGGCACCTTCCAGTGGCACCACGACAGCTTCGATCTCCCCGCCGACGGGGTCCTGCTGGCCGCTTCCCCGGCCTGTCCGCACCAGGCCTTCCGCGTCGGGTCGTGCGCCTGGGGCACCCAGTTCCACCCCGAGGTGACCGAAGAGATCATCCGCGCCTGGTGCGCCTGGGACCCGGCCACAAGGGAACGCGCCGACGAACTGGTGGCCGCCTGGCGGGCGGATACCGCCTATGCCGCCACCGCCCGGCGCCTGCTGGAGAACTTCGTGGGGGTGGCACGGGGGTAA
- the sppA gene encoding signal peptide peptidase SppA encodes MRYALIPFFLLPLLLAGCAFVNVPLISPPSPLAEQVLEGDGAKKILLLDISGTISEQEKSGGLLGRAAPSLVSLVRESLHKAEQDKEIAGVILRINSPGGTVTASDIIRHDIMEFKKRRNVPVQACIVATGASGGYYVATAADGITAHPTAITGSIGVILVKFNVEGLMGKIGVEEQTVKSGDKKDIMSPFRKATPEEVKLGQEIIDQLYGRFLDVIMERPGNSLTRDELRKLADGRVYTAGQALEAKLIDRIGYLDDVIARMRTAAGDGKARVVSYYRPGSYKGSIYAGAAEKEGLAEALGGFDALGSSSFMYLWRP; translated from the coding sequence ATGCGTTATGCCCTCATCCCTTTTTTTCTGCTGCCGCTGCTGCTCGCCGGCTGCGCCTTCGTCAACGTGCCGCTGATCTCGCCCCCCAGCCCCCTGGCCGAACAGGTCCTGGAAGGTGACGGGGCCAAGAAGATCCTGCTGCTGGATATCAGCGGCACCATTTCGGAGCAGGAGAAGTCGGGAGGCCTGCTGGGACGCGCCGCCCCCTCCCTGGTGTCCCTAGTCCGCGAATCGCTGCACAAGGCGGAGCAGGACAAGGAGATCGCCGGCGTCATCCTGCGCATCAACTCGCCCGGCGGCACCGTGACCGCCAGCGACATCATCCGCCACGACATCATGGAGTTCAAGAAACGCCGGAACGTCCCGGTGCAGGCCTGCATCGTGGCCACCGGCGCGTCGGGGGGGTATTACGTGGCCACGGCGGCCGACGGGATCACGGCGCACCCCACGGCCATCACCGGCAGCATCGGCGTGATCCTCGTGAAGTTCAACGTGGAGGGGCTGATGGGCAAGATCGGGGTGGAGGAGCAGACCGTCAAGTCCGGGGACAAGAAGGACATCATGTCCCCCTTCCGCAAGGCCACGCCGGAAGAGGTGAAGCTGGGGCAGGAGATCATTGACCAACTCTACGGACGTTTTCTGGATGTGATCATGGAGCGGCCCGGCAACAGCCTGACGCGGGACGAACTGCGCAAGCTGGCCGACGGGCGGGTCTATACCGCGGGCCAGGCGCTGGAGGCGAAACTCATTGACCGGATCGGCTACCTGGACGACGTCATCGCCCGGATGCGCACGGCCGCGGGGGACGGCAAGGCCCGGGTGGTGAGCTATTACCGCCCCGGCAGCTACAAGGGGAGCATCTATGCCGGCGCGGCCGAAAAGGAAGGGCTGGCCGAGGCGCTGGGCGGCTTCGACGCTTTGGGGAGCAGCAGCTTCATGTACCTGTGGCGCCCGTAG